The following is a genomic window from Myxococcota bacterium.
CGGCCGTGAGCGGCGCGCCGATCGCGACCACGTCCGACGCGGCCAGGAGCTCGTCCAGCCGGTCGAGGCCCCAGACCTCGCTCGCGCCGTCGGAGGCGGGCACGGGCCAGGCGTCGACCGCGAGCACGCGCATGCCGAAGGCCACGGCGCGGCGGGCGAACGCGCGGCCGGTGCCGCCGAAGCCCACGATCCCCATGGTGAGTCCTTCGAGCTCGAGCTCGGAGCGGCGCATCTTCTCGCGGTGGTTCCAGCCTTCGGGGCCCATGCGGATCGCGGTCGCGATCTGGCGAGTGAGTGCCAGAAGCAGCCCGAAGCCCGTGTCGGCCAGGTGCCCGCCCACGAGGCCCTTCTCGCCGGTCAGCACCACGGCCGAGTCACGCATGGCCGGGTAGAGGAAAGCGTCCATGCCCGAGGCGATGGCGTGCACCCAACGCAGCCTGGGCGCCGCCTGGAACAGCGGCTCGGGGATGAAGCCCAGGATGACCTCGGTCGCCGCGGCCAGCTCGAGCGCCTCGCGCATGCGCGGCGCCACGCGCACCGTGGAGCCGGGCGGGGCCGCGGCGCGGATCGCGTCGAGCTCGCCCTCGGCGATCTCGGGCAGGGTGAGTCCCAGCACCACCAGCACGTCGATCGGTCCGCGCAGCGCGAGCTCGGTCACGTGAAGCCCACCTCCACCTCGCCCACGCCGCCATACTCGGCGCGCCAGCGCTGGCCGGCCGCCGCGTCGAAGCGCGCGAAGGCGCCCGTGATCACGACCTGCCCGGGCTCGAGCGCGCGCCCGTGCGCGCCCAATACCGCGGCCAGGCGCGAGAGTGACTCGAGGTGGTCGTCGAGCTCGTCGCGGCTCACGCCTTCGTAGACCTTCTCGCCGTCGCGCAGCAGCGCGCAGTGCACGGCGTTCAAGTCACCGGCCTCGGCCAGAGTCACCCCGCTGCCGCGCACCACGCCCCACTGGGTCAGGCCGTCGGTGACGAAGGCGCCGAAGTCGGGCCGGGTCGAGCCCGCGCGCCGCTCGTTCAGCTCGAAGCCCGCGCACACGCGCGCAAGCCCCGCCCGCACCTGGTCGCGCGACAGGCCTGGACCCGCGAGACGCCGGCCGATCTCGAAGCACAGCTCGGGCTCGATCGACGGCTTGGCGATCGACGCCGCGGGCACGCGCGCGCCGCTCGCGAACAGGTGACTCGCCAGCACGTGCCCGAACGGCCGCGCGTCGACGCCCAACGCCGTGCGCGCGCGGTTCGAGGTCAGGCCGACCTTCCAGCCCGCGAGCTTCTCGCCGGCCGCGAGCTTGCGCTCGAGCAGCGCG
Proteins encoded in this region:
- a CDS encoding D-2-hydroxyacid dehydrogenase, which translates into the protein MTELALRGPIDVLVVLGLTLPEIAEGELDAIRAAAPPGSTVRVAPRMREALELAAATEVILGFIPEPLFQAAPRLRWVHAIASGMDAFLYPAMRDSAVVLTGEKGLVGGHLADTGFGLLLALTRQIATAIRMGPEGWNHREKMRRSELELEGLTMGIVGFGGTGRAFARRAVAFGMRVLAVDAWPVPASDGASEVWGLDRLDELLAASDVVAIGAPLTAETRGLFGEKAFAKLKRGAYLVNVTRGEIVDGDALVAALRDGRLGGAALDVAPKEPLPADHPLWTLPNVVMTPHTAGASQLRAPRNVARFCENLRRAQRGEPLVGVVDKRLGY
- a CDS encoding fumarylacetoacetate hydrolase family protein; protein product: MASPDRTALADRLFESRARGDVSPAWLAGLSLDEALDVQLALLERKLAAGEKLAGWKVGLTSNRARTALGVDARPFGHVLASHLFASGARVPAASIAKPSIEPELCFEIGRRLAGPGLSRDQVRAGLARVCAGFELNERRAGSTRPDFGAFVTDGLTQWGVVRGSGVTLAEAGDLNAVHCALLRDGEKVYEGVSRDELDDHLESLSRLAAVLGAHGRALEPGQVVITGAFARFDAAAGQRWRAEYGGVGEVEVGFT